In Desulfobulbaceae bacterium, a genomic segment contains:
- a CDS encoding ATP-binding cassette domain-containing protein — MVELIKINKVYPPDIVALLDISCTVRRGEMLFLTGMSGAGKTSLLKLICAIEHPTKGVIEVDGQDLSKISASRLQRVRQRIGIAYQDFKLLPKHTVFQNIAMPMEVTYKSKKIINDRIDFLLDALNLTSKKEFRTEILSRGEQQRVSIARAAANYPPLLLADEPTGNLDPMHTKLVINLFEQLNQAGTALIIATHDESIYKDSTHQILDLDHGKMNFLGTIDQKPDAGYTGDRL; from the coding sequence ATTGTCGAGCTCATAAAAATTAACAAGGTCTACCCCCCCGACATCGTTGCCCTTCTCGACATCTCATGCACCGTCCGCAGAGGTGAAATGCTCTTTCTGACAGGTATGAGCGGGGCCGGCAAGACATCGCTTTTAAAACTTATCTGTGCCATCGAACACCCGACAAAAGGGGTTATTGAGGTGGACGGCCAAGATCTTTCCAAGATTTCAGCCAGCCGCCTGCAACGAGTTCGACAACGTATTGGTATCGCCTATCAAGACTTCAAACTGCTTCCCAAGCATACGGTTTTTCAAAATATCGCCATGCCCATGGAAGTTACCTATAAGTCAAAAAAAATCATCAACGACAGAATAGATTTTCTTCTTGACGCCCTGAACCTGACATCCAAAAAAGAGTTTCGCACTGAGATCCTTTCCCGAGGCGAGCAGCAACGGGTCAGCATTGCACGAGCCGCCGCCAACTACCCACCACTTCTTCTGGCAGATGAGCCAACAGGCAATTTAGACCCGATGCACACCAAACTCGTTATTAACCTTTTCGAACAGTTAAACCAGGCTGGCACAGCCTTGATCATTGCCACTCACGATGAGTCGATCTACAAAGATTCGACACATCAAATCCTAGACCTGGATCATGGAAAAATGAATTTTCTCGGAACTATCGATCAAAAACCTGACGCAGGATATACAGGAGACAGACTTTGA
- a CDS encoding ABC transporter permease, whose protein sequence is MTLLTVSLSVLIFSFFFLVFINLQKAGVQLSKHIRLIVYLENEIPVALRPQIEKRIRSFSDVEKVVFISRQDAFNHLSKQLGSESNMLQDMTPDFLPPSIEVYPAKNLETLSRIDQFSDFLATLPEAQKVEYGREWIERLALFTQLIRLIVFLSGGLLVLTATFMVSSTIRLTVITRHAELEILRLLGATKSYIQAPLVLEGILQGIFGAGFGLICLYALYAWIKTKFSGPALLSIFNFTFMPQYMVAAILLISIILCTFGSIVSIRKFLRI, encoded by the coding sequence ATGACATTATTAACTGTCAGCCTCTCTGTTTTAATTTTTTCGTTTTTCTTTCTGGTTTTTATAAACCTACAAAAAGCCGGCGTTCAATTGAGCAAGCATATTCGGCTTATAGTTTACCTCGAAAATGAGATACCTGTGGCGTTACGTCCACAGATCGAAAAACGGATCAGAAGTTTCAGCGATGTTGAGAAAGTTGTATTCATCTCCCGCCAAGATGCCTTTAATCATCTGAGCAAACAACTTGGCTCAGAGAGCAACATGCTTCAGGACATGACCCCTGACTTTCTGCCTCCATCCATTGAGGTCTACCCCGCTAAAAACCTGGAAACGCTCTCTCGAATCGACCAATTCTCAGACTTCCTGGCAACCCTGCCAGAGGCTCAAAAAGTAGAGTATGGCCGTGAATGGATAGAGCGCCTGGCACTATTTACCCAGCTCATCAGGCTCATTGTTTTTCTAAGCGGCGGCCTCCTGGTGCTTACTGCAACATTTATGGTTTCGAGCACCATTCGGCTCACGGTTATCACCAGGCATGCCGAGCTTGAGATTCTTAGACTGCTGGGCGCCACAAAATCATACATCCAGGCCCCGCTGGTTCTTGAGGGGATTTTGCAGGGGATCTTTGGCGCAGGATTTGGCTTAATTTGCCTCTATGCACTTTATGCCTGGATCAAAACCAAATTCAGTGGCCCTGCACTCCTCAGTATCTTCAACTTCACCTTTATGCCCCAATATATGGTTGCCGCAATTCTCCTGATCAGCATCATCCTCTGCACCTTCGGCAGTATCGTTTCGATCCGTAAATTTTTACGAATATGA
- a CDS encoding peptidoglycan DD-metalloendopeptidase family protein has translation MANQPPPSTIDRIRQQISSQKEKIQSSQKHELNIHKELQRMDNELKVGQEKLLFLQEQLLSQEERIQQKELEINALQAEKETIAEHVSKRLRSFYQMDEISIINTLFSASTLPQLLNLNHYFQAMFQYDKQVLHNYSSKITLLSSAQAEIIKEKENLLEVILETKKQEELLISARQERADLLARVQTEEQLYRRALAEIQVAADELAEKIDSLQVKVIRSKKRKITKLKSTKKTLPRENTEFISMQGRLAPPVQGKIIKYFGASIDRFNTEVISTGINIEVAQKTEVQAIYSGFVAFAGTMTGYGNMVIIDHGLQYHSLVSGLDSILITKGEQVETGQTIGLMGDGTTLLSNGLHFEIRHESQPVDPLPWLIDSP, from the coding sequence TTGGCAAATCAACCACCCCCATCGACTATTGACCGCATTCGGCAACAGATATCCAGTCAGAAAGAGAAAATTCAATCTTCCCAGAAGCATGAGCTTAACATTCACAAAGAACTACAGAGGATGGACAACGAGCTTAAGGTTGGACAGGAAAAACTGCTCTTTTTGCAAGAACAACTTCTTAGTCAGGAGGAGCGCATTCAGCAAAAAGAGTTAGAAATCAATGCCTTGCAAGCGGAAAAAGAGACTATTGCCGAACATGTAAGCAAAAGGCTTCGTTCATTTTACCAGATGGATGAAATCAGTATTATCAACACCTTATTTTCCGCGTCTACCCTGCCCCAACTGCTCAATTTAAATCACTATTTCCAAGCCATGTTTCAGTATGACAAACAGGTCCTTCATAACTACAGCTCTAAAATCACCCTGCTTTCCAGCGCCCAGGCTGAAATTATCAAAGAAAAAGAAAATCTTTTAGAGGTGATTCTGGAAACAAAAAAGCAGGAAGAGTTATTAATTTCTGCTCGACAGGAAAGGGCAGACCTTCTTGCCCGGGTACAAACCGAAGAGCAACTTTACCGACGTGCGCTTGCTGAAATTCAGGTTGCGGCCGATGAACTGGCCGAAAAAATTGACAGCCTACAGGTCAAAGTTATCCGCAGCAAAAAACGCAAAATTACCAAGCTGAAATCCACTAAAAAGACACTCCCCCGTGAGAACACCGAGTTCATCTCTATGCAGGGCAGATTAGCGCCCCCAGTTCAGGGTAAGATAATTAAATATTTCGGGGCTTCGATTGACCGGTTCAACACCGAAGTAATCTCTACAGGTATCAATATCGAGGTGGCTCAAAAAACTGAAGTTCAAGCCATTTATTCTGGATTCGTCGCTTTTGCAGGTACGATGACAGGCTACGGCAACATGGTCATTATTGATCATGGCCTTCAATATCACAGCCTCGTTTCGGGCCTTGACTCGATCCTGATCACAAAAGGCGAGCAGGTCGAAACCGGTCAAACAATCGGACTGATGGGCGACGGCACGACGCTTTTGTCAAACGGATTGCATTTTGAGATCAGACATGAATCTCAACCAGTTGACCCTCTCCCCTGGTTGATTGACAGCCCCTGA
- a CDS encoding S41 family peptidase, with amino-acid sequence MQANALKNISILTILTITLLFQPTSAFTKDQNTYKNLETFANVLSLLEKNYVEEIDSENVINGAIKGMLSALDPHSSYLKPESFKDLQIETKGSFSGIGIEITMKNDVLIVVSPIEGTPAYEKGIKAGDKIIKIGKEFTKEMTLMEAVTLLRGKKGSEVTISIHRKGWDDLQEFTITRDVIPLHSVKASLLEPGYGYVRITNFQAKTTRDTREAINRLSAQKQLAGLVLDLRNNPGGLLEQSVNISDLFLNEGMIVYTKGRLKNQNTEYFAHSGGSKFDFPLIVLVNEGSASASEIVAGALQDHKRALILGVQTFGKGSVQTVFPLNDGAGLRLTTARYYTPNGTSIQAKGITPDLIVPLQPPSEDKELSASVLREKDLKHHIKNGNELGEKQQKTDEESELNSSGDVEEQLSRDNQLSTALMLLKGLNVFGKKTIQDN; translated from the coding sequence ATGCAAGCAAACGCTTTAAAAAATATATCCATACTGACTATTCTCACCATCACTCTTCTTTTCCAACCGACCAGCGCCTTCACCAAAGACCAGAACACATACAAGAACCTAGAAACCTTTGCAAATGTCCTGAGTCTTCTCGAGAAGAACTACGTTGAAGAGATCGACTCCGAAAACGTTATCAATGGCGCCATTAAAGGCATGCTTTCCGCCCTTGACCCCCACTCATCTTACTTAAAGCCCGAGAGCTTCAAAGACCTGCAGATCGAAACAAAAGGCAGTTTTTCGGGTATCGGTATTGAAATTACCATGAAAAATGATGTTCTTATTGTTGTTTCGCCAATCGAAGGAACACCCGCCTATGAAAAGGGCATTAAGGCTGGTGATAAAATCATCAAAATCGGCAAAGAGTTCACCAAGGAGATGACCCTGATGGAGGCGGTCACTCTGTTACGCGGTAAAAAAGGGTCTGAAGTCACTATCTCGATCCACAGAAAGGGCTGGGACGACTTACAGGAATTCACAATTACCCGTGACGTTATCCCACTGCACAGTGTCAAGGCATCACTTCTCGAACCGGGTTACGGGTATGTGCGCATAACTAATTTTCAGGCTAAAACTACTCGAGATACCAGGGAGGCCATCAACAGACTGTCCGCCCAAAAACAGCTAGCCGGCCTTGTGCTTGACTTGAGAAACAATCCCGGGGGGCTGCTCGAACAATCCGTTAACATCTCAGATCTTTTTCTTAATGAAGGAATGATTGTGTACACTAAAGGAAGACTTAAAAACCAGAACACCGAATATTTTGCCCACTCGGGCGGCTCCAAGTTTGACTTTCCATTAATAGTTCTGGTGAACGAGGGCAGTGCCAGTGCCTCTGAAATTGTTGCCGGTGCATTACAAGACCACAAACGGGCCTTAATCCTTGGCGTTCAAACCTTTGGGAAAGGTTCTGTCCAGACGGTTTTCCCTTTAAATGATGGGGCGGGACTTAGACTGACCACGGCCAGATATTACACCCCAAACGGCACATCAATACAGGCCAAAGGGATAACCCCCGACTTGATTGTGCCGCTACAGCCACCAAGTGAGGATAAGGAACTATCGGCATCCGTACTGCGCGAAAAAGACCTCAAGCATCATATTAAAAACGGTAACGAACTCGGAGAGAAACAACAGAAAACAGATGAAGAGTCAGAACTAAATAGTAGTGGTGATGTGGAAGAACAGCTCAGCAGGGACAATCAACTTAGTACCGCTTTGATGTTATTGAAAGGACTTAACGTCTTCGGTAAAAAAACGATCCAAGACAATTAA
- a CDS encoding PilZ domain-containing protein: protein MTIDNRQAVRVTGKIPFACSRVSTEKFEKVLADFNEGISLYNREELADVQVYIGAQSSLARLRDKDEDLAAFLQHIDGKLNLLLKKVDNEPSLVDTLVLQRVSIGANGLAFWSDKEFSKNDIVEIYLLLQPEHVFICCFGTVVECVACRGDQVKPDQRYRVSVNLKLIMDADREELVHYNFKQQSLALKQRRIQKEETE, encoded by the coding sequence ATGACAATAGATAATCGACAGGCGGTTCGTGTAACCGGCAAAATTCCATTTGCGTGTAGCCGTGTTTCAACCGAAAAATTCGAGAAGGTTTTGGCTGATTTTAATGAGGGTATTTCACTTTATAACAGAGAAGAGCTTGCCGACGTTCAGGTCTACATCGGGGCGCAATCTTCTTTGGCCAGGTTAAGGGATAAGGATGAGGATTTAGCAGCATTTTTGCAGCATATCGACGGTAAACTCAATCTGCTCTTAAAAAAAGTTGATAACGAGCCGAGCCTTGTAGATACTCTTGTTCTTCAACGGGTCAGCATTGGTGCCAACGGTTTAGCATTTTGGAGCGATAAGGAGTTTAGCAAAAATGATATTGTAGAAATCTATCTTCTTTTACAGCCGGAACATGTATTTATCTGCTGTTTTGGAACTGTTGTGGAGTGTGTTGCGTGTCGGGGTGATCAAGTTAAGCCTGATCAGAGATACCGTGTTTCCGTAAATTTGAAGTTAATTATGGATGCGGATCGTGAAGAGCTTGTTCATTATAACTTCAAGCAGCAGAGCTTGGCGTTGAAGCAGCGCCGCATTCAAAAAGAAGAAACGGAATAG
- a CDS encoding OmpA family protein — protein sequence MADDDCPKVKCKAGSPAWMCTFADLMSLLLCFFVLLLSFSVMDAQKYKMVKGSMKNAFGVQKTVKVVDSPSSDKIISQELPSIPIAVKIIKRLEEEVSEEMASGLIEVEAAGEGAVLLRMKDSLAFDFGKATIRKQFFPILDAIGKVISEIEAKVTVYGHTDNVPLRKGGLFSSNWGLSAARSVAVVEYWEDKFKISNFRMTATGSADGQPLAGNDTSEGRAKNRRVEFKLELPQTALTFKGLKELLAE from the coding sequence ATGGCAGATGATGATTGCCCCAAAGTAAAATGCAAGGCCGGATCGCCTGCATGGATGTGTACTTTTGCGGATCTGATGTCGCTGTTGCTTTGTTTTTTTGTTTTGCTCCTCTCCTTTTCGGTCATGGACGCTCAGAAATACAAGATGGTGAAAGGTTCGATGAAGAATGCCTTCGGTGTGCAGAAGACCGTGAAGGTTGTTGATAGTCCGAGTTCTGATAAGATTATTTCCCAGGAACTGCCCTCTATTCCAATTGCCGTAAAGATAATCAAACGGCTTGAGGAAGAAGTTTCAGAAGAGATGGCCAGTGGTTTGATAGAGGTTGAGGCGGCTGGTGAAGGAGCGGTCTTGTTGAGGATGAAGGACTCCTTGGCTTTTGATTTTGGTAAGGCAACCATTCGGAAACAATTTTTCCCAATTCTAGACGCAATCGGAAAGGTTATTTCAGAAATTGAAGCCAAAGTCACTGTCTATGGGCACACGGATAACGTGCCCTTACGAAAAGGTGGGTTGTTTAGTTCTAACTGGGGTCTCTCGGCCGCACGAAGTGTTGCTGTTGTCGAATATTGGGAGGATAAATTTAAAATTTCTAACTTTAGGATGACCGCAACGGGAAGTGCAGATGGCCAACCTCTAGCAGGGAATGATACCTCTGAAGGCAGGGCAAAAAATAGGCGCGTGGAATTTAAATTAGAACTTCCTCAAACCGCCCTTACTTTTAAGGGGCTCAAAGAGCTTCTCGCTGAATAG
- a CDS encoding MotA/TolQ/ExbB proton channel family protein, translating to MDIATPIGLALGTFLILAAIFLGGSLSSFINIPSVLIVLGGTLSTAFIRFGMEDVINSSKVGMKTLFSSLSNPSDIIKEVVNLANIARKNGLIVLEQQPIDDAFLKKAIMYCVDGHEAEFIEEVLKKEVSLTIERHDLGRKVFSGMGDAAPAFGMIGTLIGLILMLGNMSDPASIGPAMAVALLTTMYGAILANLVFLPIADKLALRSEQEARNKRLIIEGVLGILKGINPRVMQEFLETFLPPKDRLAGQ from the coding sequence ATGGATATAGCAACCCCGATAGGCTTGGCGTTAGGTACATTTTTAATATTAGCGGCGATATTTCTGGGCGGATCGCTGTCGAGCTTTATAAATATTCCTTCAGTGCTGATTGTTCTGGGTGGTACTCTTTCAACTGCCTTTATTCGTTTTGGTATGGAGGATGTTATTAATTCTTCAAAAGTTGGGATGAAGACACTCTTCTCCTCGTTAAGTAATCCATCTGATATTATCAAAGAGGTTGTTAACCTGGCTAATATTGCCAGAAAAAACGGCTTGATTGTTCTTGAGCAGCAACCGATAGACGATGCCTTTTTGAAAAAGGCGATAATGTACTGTGTTGACGGGCATGAGGCTGAGTTTATTGAAGAGGTTTTAAAAAAAGAGGTTAGTTTGACCATTGAACGGCATGATCTTGGCCGCAAGGTATTCAGCGGTATGGGTGATGCTGCGCCAGCCTTTGGTATGATAGGCACTCTTATCGGTCTGATCTTGATGCTGGGCAATATGAGCGATCCGGCTTCGATAGGACCCGCCATGGCTGTCGCCCTTTTAACAACCATGTATGGGGCTATTCTGGCCAACCTGGTTTTTTTGCCTATCGCCGATAAACTTGCGTTGCGCAGTGAACAGGAAGCCAGAAACAAACGTCTGATAATTGAAGGGGTGCTTGGAATTTTGAAGGGTATTAATCCCAGGGTTATGCAGGAGTTTTTGGAAACCTTTCTGCCTCCAAAAGATCGTCTGGCAGGGCAGTAG
- the panB gene encoding 3-methyl-2-oxobutanoate hydroxymethyltransferase: MTKKNVADIKNMKAVGQRISMLTAYDASFARMLEGAGVDMLLVGDSLGMVVLGYDSTVPVTMEEMIHHSRAVRNGAPDTLIVGDMPFMSYQVSVPDAIKNAGRFMKEAGSDAIKIEGGIEVCETVRAIDKAGIPVMGHIGLTPQTAGKLGGYKVQGKDIDSAKALLEAARALEQAGAFAIVLECVPAPLAQLITQQIGIPTIGIGAGVGCDGQVLVTHDLLGMFEKFTPSFVKQFTRLAPSIKEAVQVFIQEVKDGEYPGDEHSFPLKFDVKELLNSN; the protein is encoded by the coding sequence ATGACCAAAAAAAATGTTGCAGATATCAAAAATATGAAAGCTGTCGGTCAGCGTATCTCTATGCTGACTGCTTATGATGCCAGTTTCGCCAGGATGCTCGAAGGCGCCGGTGTGGATATGCTGTTGGTTGGTGATTCTCTCGGTATGGTGGTGCTTGGATATGACTCAACTGTTCCTGTGACCATGGAGGAGATGATTCATCATTCAAGGGCTGTCCGCAATGGGGCGCCAGATACCTTGATAGTTGGCGATATGCCGTTTATGTCGTATCAGGTCTCAGTGCCTGACGCTATTAAAAATGCTGGCCGTTTCATGAAGGAAGCAGGCTCTGACGCCATTAAAATTGAAGGTGGCATTGAAGTTTGTGAGACTGTTCGGGCAATCGATAAGGCTGGTATCCCGGTAATGGGTCATATCGGTTTGACGCCGCAGACGGCAGGCAAACTTGGTGGTTATAAAGTGCAGGGCAAAGATATCGATTCTGCTAAGGCCCTGCTTGAAGCAGCTCGGGCCTTGGAGCAAGCCGGAGCCTTTGCAATTGTTCTGGAATGTGTTCCCGCTCCATTGGCGCAGTTGATTACTCAGCAGATAGGTATTCCGACAATAGGCATTGGTGCCGGCGTGGGTTGCGATGGACAGGTATTAGTGACCCATGATCTACTGGGCATGTTCGAAAAGTTTACGCCAAGTTTTGTTAAACAGTTTACTCGCCTCGCTCCTTCCATAAAAGAGGCCGTGCAGGTGTTTATACAGGAAGTTAAAGACGGGGAGTATCCCGGAGACGAGCATAGTTTTCCTCTCAAATTTGATGTAAAAGAGTTGTTGAACAGTAATTAA